AAAGTCATTCATTCTTCATCAGTCATTTTGCGGATATCATCACCAGTCATTTGTAATTTAGGGGCCATAAATTATCTCTTTATATATTTATGTATTATAAATATATAGTTTAAAATATTATTAAATTAAGTAAATATAAACATAAAATATGGCAAATTGTGTATTTTGTGGGATAGTGGAAAAGAAAATCCCTGCGAGAATAGTAGCTAAAAATGAACATGCGCTTGCTTTCTTAGATATTAGTCCAATTAGCGACGGACATACAGTTGTAATTTCTAAGCAGCATTATTTAAATTTTTCATCAACTCCAGATGAAGTTTTAGCTAGTATGGCTAGTTTGTGTAAGGTTGTTGCTAATAAAATTAACAACAGCAAATTAAAACCATGAGGGTTCAATTACTTAAGCAATGAAGGAAATGTTGCTGGGCAAGCAGTGATGCATATTCATATGCATGTTATTCCAAAATATGGAAGAAACGAAGGTTTTGTTTTTACTACTAAAAACCACAACGTTAATAAGAATCTTGACAAAGTTTATGAAATAATCATGAACGCTTAGGATTTTTAAAATATCTTTTAACTAAATTGATATTTGATGTTAATGCTTTTTGTAGATCAAAATGAGATTTACAAAAAGTATTTTTCTTTAAATATTCAATAAAGAATAAATTGATTTTTTTACCGTAGTGGTTAAATGATAGGTTAGTATCTAAAACGTGTGTTTCCATAACTTGTGTTTTAGATTTTTTATCGATATCAGCAACATATGTTGCTGATAAATAATATTGATTATTAATTCCAGTTAATGTTGCGTATGTTCCTGGTTTAAGATTAATTTGCTTATTTAGATTCAATTTAGAATTAAGGGTTGGATAACCTCATTGACGTGATAGTTGTTTGCCTTTAATAACAACAAATTCATAAATAATTGGAAAAACAAGTGAAGCATGAATTAAACTATATTTACCGGTTTGAATTCAATGTTTAATTTTTGATGTTTTATATTCTGAATTTAACTTAATGTTTTGAACATTAAAGTATTTTTTAAGCAGAGAAATATTACCTTTAGCGTTTTTGCCATATTTAAAATTATTACCAACAATAATTTGATTAGGATTAATGGTTTGTTTGATTAATTTAACAAATTGTTTATCAGTAATGTTTTTATTTTTTAAAACATCATAAATAAAAACATTTTGTGGCTGTAAAATTGATAAATTATTAATTCGATTTTGTAATGAATTAATATTAACTTGTTTATTTGGTGAATTAGTAATTAATAAAACATTAAATTTTTTATTAGCTAAATCTTTAAATAATAATTTATGACCTAAATGAATAACATCAAAGAAACCAATTACTAGAGGTAATTGCTTTTTTATTTTTGTTGTTTTAGTTAAGTTAATTGCTTTCATTATTTTGTGTTTTTATAGCGTATAGAAGAATTCCGGTTGCAACTGATACGTTCAATGATTGAACTGTACCATACATTGGAATTTTAACGTGAAAGTCAGCTTCGTTAAGTAGAATTGGTCGAATTCCATCAGCTTCATTGCCAACGACAATAGCGCTACGACTGTCAAATTTAGTTTGATTTAATGGTTGTGATTTTTCACTTAAAGTTGATGCATAAACTCAAAATTTATGTTCTTTTAGTAATTTAATGGCATTTGATAAATTACTAACTTTGAATAAATTTAGTTTTCTTGCCGCACCCAAAGAAGTTTTAAAAACAAAATCATTAATTAAAACTTGATGAGAGTTTTTAAAAATTACCCCATCAACATTAAATGCTTCAGCTGATCGAAGAATTGCACCAAAGTTGTGTGGATCTTGAATTGAATCAACAATTAGAATTAATAAATTTTTGTTTTTGTTCTTCATTAAAAATGAAGATAAATTATTTTCATAATTATTTTCATCAATAATATCGCTAATAACAAATTGATGGTTTAATTTTTGATCGAATTTATTAAAAAATTTATGATCATGATGAACTTTAAAATTGATATTTTCTCTTTTTAATAAAGAAATTAATTCTTTAGCATTAGGTGTTAAATGAACTAAAGAAATTACATTTTTGTTAGTATTAATTAGATCCAATAATGGTTTTTTACCAAATAGCTTTGACATTGCGAAGTATATTCTTTATATAATATATAAATTATAAAAAACGCTATGAATACTGAATTACTCCAAGCAGCAGCACTAACTGAAGCAACACCTAAAATGATCTTAAATTATATTGCTATTGGGGCAGGAATAATCGGAACACTCATTGCTGCGTTTTGTTTTTTTCCTGGGATTGTTAAAGTAATTAAAACAAAAGACACACGGTCAATGAGTTATAGTATGTTTCTATGGCATGTTATTGGGTGTGTTGTTTGGATTTTGGTTGGTGCATGTAACTTTACAACGGGAATAATAGCTCGTGATTACTGACAAGCGTTTGCTTCAGGTGCAGCTACAATCGCCGCTAATATATCCGTTATTTTATGTGACACAGTATTCTTAATTTATAAATATCGTAACACTCATAAAGCTAAGCTTTTAAAGATGAGTGAAAATGAGTATTATGAAAAATATGTTTTTCCTAAATTAATAAAAGAAAACAAAAAGAAAAAACCGCTAAGTAATTAGCGATGATTTTTTGTTATTTTTTCCCAAAAATGATTAAGAAGAAGTAAATTACGCGTCACAACAAGGCAATAAATTGAACAAGTAAATTAAAACCAATTAATCATGTGATTCGTCGTAAGTAGTTGTTTTGTGTTTCATCGTTCATTGTGTTGAAATATTGGAAACGAGCAATTTGTCGGAAAGTAAACATAATTGAAGTTCCTAGAGCAATTAGAAACACAGCTGAAAAAGCAAAACTAAAAATTAGAGCAAAGTTTTGGTTAATTCCTCCATGAATAGCAACTACAACAGAAATAATGATTGAAGTAAGAATTAAAACTCCTAATATAATTCAAGCAACAGCTGAAATAATTGACATTATTCTTGCAGTTTTGTCTTTCATAACAATTCCAATAAAACCTAATAGACCAAAAATTGCAGCTGTTACTAAAAAGATACAAAATAGATATTCAGTTTTAATTAAAAAATAAACTAAGCTAAAGCCAAAAGATTGACAAAAAATAAATGAAATTCAAGCAACAACACCTGAAACAACAAACGCTCCACGCATTGGATCTGTAAAACCTCATGCTATTGAGGCAATAAATGATAAGAAAAAGCTAATGCAAATAGCAATAGCAAAGCCATCTGAATTAACTCAATTTTGGTGTTTTTCAAATGCTATTAATTCAAGATGATATAAGCCAAAAGACAAAATAGCAATTAATAAAAAACCAAGACCGGCAATTAATAATGAGCGATTCAAAACATTAACTTGTTGTTTATTCAAGTTAGTTTTTGTATATATTTGATTTGGTTGATTATTTATACGGTTGTCTTGATTAAAAAATCCCATAATAACAAATTATAGCACTTTAGTTAATATTGATTGATTCGGTTAGTCCGTAGATAAAATTTTCTAAGTTAAATTCTTCCAAATCATTTAATGATTCACCTAGACCAATAAATTTAACTGGCAAGTTAAATGCATCTTTAATCGATAAAATAATACCACCTTTAGATGTACTATCCATTTTAGTTAGAACTATTCCAGTGATTTTTGTCACTTCGCTAAATGCTTTGGCTTGGCTTATACCACTTTGACCTGTTGTTGCATCTAAGACTAATAGTGATTCACAAGGCTGAGTATCATCAAAACGTTTAATAATGTTAGTAATCTTTTTTAATTCATTCATTAAATTAATTTTGTTTTGTAATCTTCCTGATGTATCACAAAAGACAATTTCAATATTGTTTTCTTTTGCATACGTTAATCCGTTATAGATAACGCTTGCTGGATCCTGACCTGTTTTAGTTGGAGTAAAGATTGGCAATTCTAGTCGATTAGCCCATTCTTTTAACTGCTCAACTGCTCCTGCACGGAATGTATCTCCAGCTATTAAACAAATTTTATAACCTTGTTTTTTATATAAATTTGCAAGTTTAGCAATTGATGTTGTTTTTCCAACACCGTTTGCCCCTGTAATTAAAACAACATTTAATTGACCTTTTTTAATATTTATTGATGTATCAATATTTGTACTTTGAATATAGTAAATGAAAAGTTTGTCAACAATAATTTCCTTGATTAATTTCGGATCATTAATTCTTTGAAACTTAATTTCTTCTTCAATTGAAGACATTATTTTATTTGTTGCTTCAGGTCCAACATCGTACATTAAAATAGTTTCTTCAATTGCTTCAAGTAAATCATTGTTAACTTCATGATATTGCTTAGCAAGATTATTGATTGCTTGTGATAAAGAATCAGCAGAACGTTTTAAACCTTGATCAAACTTTTTTTGTTTGATGTTGGATTTTTCAGTATTCCGTTTGGCTATTTCTTTAGCAATATCTTCTTTTTTAAATAATTTTTTAAATCGATTTCACAAACCCATAATTATTTATTTTCTTCATTAGCAAATTGTTCTTTAGCTTGTGCAAGTTCCACTTTATAAATACTTGTAACACCTTTTGTTTGCATTGTGGCACCAAATAAAACATCACAGCATTCCATAGTTCCAGGGCGATGAGTAATTACTAAAAATTGTGTTTTATCGCTTGCAGACCGAATAATATTAGCAAATCGTTCAACATTAGCTGGATCAAGTGCAGATTCAGCTTCATCAAGAATTACCAATGGGAAAGCTTTAATTTTTAAAATGGTAAATAAAATAGATAAAGCCACCAATGATTTTTCTCCACCCGATAATAATGATAGACGAGTAACATTTTTACCAAAAGGTGCAACAGTAACATCAACACCAGAAGTTAAAATGTTATTTGGATCGCTATATTCAATACGACAACTTCCACCACCAAATAGATATTTGAATACTTCAGGAAGAATATCATTAACCTTACCAATAATATTTTTAAAGTCATTAGTTGCTTTTTTATCTAATTCAGCAATAGTGTTTTCAATATCATCTTTAGCTTTAGTTAATTCGTCTTGTTGTTGTTTCATTTCATCAAAACGCGTTTTTGATGATTCTAATTCGTTTAGTGCCTCCATATTAATTGGACCAAGACGAGCTATTTCATTACGTAATCGATCAATGATTTGGCGCGCTTCATTGTCAGTCATTGGTAATTCTTCGTTATAATTTTCCATGGCTGTTTCAACTGTCATTCGATAGTCTTGATTAATTTTGGTTTTAGCATTATTAATTAAAGTTTCACATTTAACTTTTTCTACTTCATGTTTGTTAATAACATCACGAGCAGCATCAACTTGAAAACGAACTTCATTTAATTTTGCTTCTTGGTCAAGCAGTTGTGATTTAAAAATTGATCGCGAATTACGACTAACATTTAAATCTTCATTAATTTTGTTTTTGCGTGCATTTAGTCGTGATAATTCTTCGTCAACACTTAACTCTGAATTAATAATAGCTTGTTCTTCTAAATTATGATTACGAGCTAATTGTTGATAATCAGATTCGTATTTAATTAATTGATTTTCATTTGTTCTTAATGTTTCTTCATATCGTGATAAAAGAATTTTCTTTTCACTTTGTTTAGAAGAATTTTCATTAAGATCAGCCATTACTTTATTCAATTGTTCTTTAACATTTAAATAAGCATCATTAACTATTGGGTATTCTTTATTTAATTGTTCAAGAAGTTTTTCTGGATTAATTAAGTTATTTATTGTTTTTTGATTATTAAATCCTCCAGTGACCGATCCACCAGGAGAAATTAGTTCACCTTCAAGGGTAATGACCTTATACAATTTGTAAGTCAACTTGGATAATATAAATGCATGATCTAAGTTATCAGCAAAAATAACATTACCTAATAGAAAACCAAAAACGTCACTATATTTCTCATCATATTTAGCAACTTCGTTGCCTATACCTAAAAGGCCATCATGATTTTGAATTATTTCATAGTGTTCAGGCTTTAGTGATTTTGGAACAATTGACTCAATTGGTAAAAACGTTGCTTTGCCTGCTCGATTTGACTTTAAGAAATCAATTGCATTTTCAGCATCAGCATTATTTTCCACAATAATATTTTGACTAGCCTTTCCAAGCGCAACATTTAACGCCAGTTGATATTTTTCATCAATTGAAATAAAATCACTAACTAATCCACAAATACCTGTTAATGCGGCTCTGTTGTTTAAAATTGTTTTAACACCAATATTAGTACTATTCATCATATTGGATGATTCAACAACTTGTTTAATTTTTGTTCTAATTTCTACAACTTTTTCAGCATAGTTATTAGCTTCATTTGTTAAAATATTACGCTTTTCAGTTAGTTGCTTAATAATATCTTCATATGTTTCAATGCTTTGTTTTAGAGCAGTAATGTTTTTCTTAGCATCATCAACAGTAAATTTAGTTGAAGCAATTAAATTTTTATAAGCTTCAATTTTTTTATTTAAATTTTCAGAAGATAAATCAGTTTGCATTTGTGATTGCAAAGAAGATTTACGAATTTCCAAACGATTAATTTTTTCAATAATTTGATTGAATTCTTGATTTAGAACTTCAATATTTTTATCAGCTTGCTCTTGTTTGTTTCTTGCAAATTCAATTGCTTGTGTTAATTCTTTAACATTTGGTTCAAAAACTTGAAGTTTGTCTTTAGCTTGTTCAATATCTTTTGAAATAATTGTTAATCTTTCGTTAAAGTATTTCAAATCTTTAACCATAATTACTAAATCAAGTTTCTTTAATTCTTTTTGTTTTTCAGCATAAATCATTGCTTTATCAGCTTGTTTTTGTAATTTCTTGACTTGATTATTTAATTCATTGACAATATCTGAAATTCTGTTTAAATTTTCTTGTGTGTGTTCAAGTGTTCGCAGAGATTCTTCTCGTTTTTTTGAATATAAACCAATTCCAGCTGCATCTTCAAAAATAATTCGACGTTCTTCTGGTTTGGCATCTACAAACCATTGAACTGTTCCTTGTGAAATAATTCCCAACGATCCCTTACTTAAACCAGTATCTAAAAACATGTCTTGAATGTCTTTTAAACGACAAGGTTCATTATTTAAAAAATATTCATTATTTCCTTCACCTTTGGTAAGTTTTCTAGTAATAATAACTTCATCACTATCAATATGCAAATCATGGTTGGAATTATCAAAAATTAAAGTAACTGATGCATACTTACTTGCGCTGTGTTCTTTTGAGCCATGAAAAACAACATCATCACTAACCTTACCTCTTAGTGCTTTATTTGATTTTTCGCCCATTACTCAACGAATGGCATCAATAATGTTGGATTTGCCAGAACCATTTGGACCGACAACACCAGCCATATTATGTTCAAATTTAATATCAATTTTGTTAGCAAATGATTTAAATCCTTCAGCAATAAAACGTTTTAAAAAAATCATATTATCTATTTACCTTTTTACCAATAAATTTTGTTACGCCTTCTTTTGCCGCTAATTTTTCGGCATCTCGAATTTTTGCACCCGTACCTTTTCCATAGCAAATATTGTTGCACCAAAGTTCAACACAAAAATTATTATGCTCATTTTTTACTAATTTATAGCGAATTTCATTTTTTCCATATTGCATCATTAATTCTTGAAAAATAGTTTTGTAGTCAGTGAAATTTTCAAGACTTTCTGATGTAATGTTTTTTAATAAAGTTTCATTAATCACGCGTTCAGCAATATCAATACCGTGATCTAAATAAATTGCTCCAATTAATGCTTCATAGCAATCTTCTAAAAATTTAGTTAGGTCAAGATTAGTATTTTTAGTAAATCCTTTTGAAACTAAAATACATTGATCAATTCCAATTTCTTTAGCAACTTTAGCTGTCGCTTTAGATTGAACAATTAATGAACGAGTTTTAGACATTTGGCCAACAGTTCAGTCATGCTCATGTTGTAAATATAGTCACTTAGCAACAGCAAACATAATAATTGAATCACCCAAAAATTCTAATTTTTGGTAATTATAGTCTAGGTGTTGTTCATAAGCGTAGGAATTATGAACAAAAGCTGATAAATATAAGTGAAGATTTTTTGGTTCAACATTAATCTTCTTTAATAAATTTAATATATTAGTTTTTTTGTTGTTTATTTCCATTATTTCTTAATCACCTTTTTAATTTTTTGGGCCAATTGAGCTTCAATTAGTTTATAAATGGAAGTTAATGCTGAAAAAAATTGTAGTGTATCAGCAGAACCGTGTGTTTTTACAGCAGGCGCATTTAAACCAAGAATGACAGCTCCTGCATAATTTCGATAATCAAATCGTTTTTTGATTGATTTAATAGCAAAAAATGAAAAAATAGCACCAAATCAATTAGTAGGTTTTTTAAATTCATCTTTTAATAAAACAGAAATAGTTTTTAAACCGCTTTCGAGAGATTTTAATACTAAATTACCTGTATATCCATCACAAATAGCAACATCAATAACACCTGATAAAATATTGTTAGGTTCAATAAAACCAACATAATTGATTGCTGGATCTGATTCCAACAGTTTAGCAGATTGTGAATGAATCGGTAGCCCTTTATGTTCTTCAGAACCAATATTAATTAAACCAATTTTAGGATTTTCAATGTGATAGTAGGATTGACTATATATATTAGCCATTTTAGCAAAGTTAAGTAAATCGTTTGCTTCACAATTGATATTAGCTCCACAGTCACACAAAATACAAGGACGATTTTTAAGTGTTGGTAATGTTGGAGCAAAACCGAGTAAACGAATTCCTTCAATTGGTTTTAGTAAAAAGAATAATAATGCAACATAACATGGTGTACACCCAGCAGATAATACTCCATCAGCCTTATGATCGGCGACCAACTTGATGGCTTGATACATTGATGAATTAACTTTACGCATAGCATTTAATGGTGTATCAGTCATTTCAACAATTTCATCTGCATGAACTACTTCAAATTCATTATGTTCAATATGTTTAAATATTTGGTTTTGATTTCCAACTAAAACAATTGATACATTAGAAAATTTTTTCTTAAACTTTCTTGCGGCAGCTATAGCTTCAGTTATTGGGTTATCTCCACCCATTATGTCAAAGGCAATTTTCATAGTTTAATATTTTAAATAGTTCGTTAAAAAGAAGTCAAAGTCTTTAAAATGTTTAATAATTTCTTCATTTGGTGCATCTAAAACAATTTTGCCTTCTTTCATGATTACACAACGTTTAGTATGAAAAAGAATTTCACTAATATTGTGGCTTGACAATATAACAGTTGTGTTATGTTCGTCAACATATTCACGAATTAAATTATTAACATAGAATTGCATGTCAATATCGAGCGCTGTTGACAATTCATCTAAAAAAATAATTTTTGGATCACACATGAATGCTAAAGCAATATTTAATCGTTGTTGTTGTCCGCCAGATAATTTATAGGCTGGAATTTTTAGTAAATCTTTTAATTTAAAAATACGGATTAAATTAATGATGTCAATTTTACTTAATTTATTAACTAGAATTTGATTTTGAAAATTAATTAAATCGTAAACACTAAAGCCAAATGGACATGAAGCGTCTTGAAATTGAACCCCAATT
Above is a window of Candidatus Malacoplasma girerdii DNA encoding:
- the hit gene encoding histidine triad protein HIT, with the protein product MANCVFCGIVEKKIPARIVAKNEHALAFLDISPISDGHTVVISKQHYLNFSSTPDEVLASMASLCKVVANKINNSKLKPWGFNYLSNEGNVAGQAVMHIHMHVIPKYGRNEGFVFTTKNHNVNKNLDKVYEIIMNA
- the ribF gene encoding riboflavin kinase-FAD synthetase; the encoded protein is MKAINLTKTTKIKKQLPLVIGFFDVIHLGHKLLFKDLANKKFNVLLITNSPNKQVNINSLQNRINNLSILQPQNVFIYDVLKNKNITDKQFVKLIKQTINPNQIIVGNNFKYGKNAKGNISLLKKYFNVQNIKLNSEYKTSKIKHWIQTGKYSLIHASLVFPIIYEFVVIKGKQLSRQWGYPTLNSKLNLNKQINLKPGTYATLTGINNQYYLSATYVADIDKKSKTQVMETHVLDTNLSFNHYGKKINLFFIEYLKKNTFCKSHFDLQKALTSNINLVKRYFKNPKRSWLFHKLCQDSY
- a CDS encoding rRNA methyltransferase, with amino-acid sequence MSKLFGKKPLLDLINTNKNVISLVHLTPNAKELISLLKRENINFKVHHDHKFFNKFDQKLNHQFVISDIIDENNYENNLSSFLMKNKNKNLLILIVDSIQDPHNFGAILRSAEAFNVDGVIFKNSHQVLINDFVFKTSLGAARKLNLFKVSNLSNAIKLLKEHKFWVYASTLSEKSQPLNQTKFDSRSAIVVGNEADGIRPILLNEADFHVKIPMYGTVQSLNVSVATGILLYAIKTQNNESN
- a CDS encoding PQ loop repeat family protein gives rise to the protein MNTELLQAAALTEATPKMILNYIAIGAGIIGTLIAAFCFFPGIVKVIKTKDTRSMSYSMFLWHVIGCVVWILVGACNFTTGIIARDYWQAFASGAATIAANISVILCDTVFLIYKYRNTHKAKLLKMSENEYYEKYVFPKLIKENKKKKPLSN
- the ftsY gene encoding signal recognition particle GTPase FtsY, with translation MGLWNRFKKLFKKEDIAKEIAKRNTEKSNIKQKKFDQGLKRSADSLSQAINNLAKQYHEVNNDLLEAIEETILMYDVGPEATNKIMSSIEEEIKFQRINDPKLIKEIIVDKLFIYYIQSTNIDTSINIKKGQLNVVLITGANGVGKTTSIAKLANLYKKQGYKICLIAGDTFRAGAVEQLKEWANRLELPIFTPTKTGQDPASVIYNGLTYAKENNIEIVFCDTSGRLQNKINLMNELKKITNIIKRFDDTQPCESLLVLDATTGQSGISQAKAFSEVTKITGIVLTKMDSTSKGGIILSIKDAFNLPVKFIGLGESLNDLEEFNLENFIYGLTESININ
- the smc gene encoding chromosome segregation ATPase SMC; this translates as MIFLKRFIAEGFKSFANKIDIKFEHNMAGVVGPNGSGKSNIIDAIRWVMGEKSNKALRGKVSDDVVFHGSKEHSASKYASVTLIFDNSNHDLHIDSDEVIITRKLTKGEGNNEYFLNNEPCRLKDIQDMFLDTGLSKGSLGIISQGTVQWFVDAKPEERRIIFEDAAGIGLYSKKREESLRTLEHTQENLNRISDIVNELNNQVKKLQKQADKAMIYAEKQKELKKLDLVIMVKDLKYFNERLTIISKDIEQAKDKLQVFEPNVKELTQAIEFARNKQEQADKNIEVLNQEFNQIIEKINRLEIRKSSLQSQMQTDLSSENLNKKIEAYKNLIASTKFTVDDAKKNITALKQSIETYEDIIKQLTEKRNILTNEANNYAEKVVEIRTKIKQVVESSNMMNSTNIGVKTILNNRAALTGICGLVSDFISIDEKYQLALNVALGKASQNIIVENNADAENAIDFLKSNRAGKATFLPIESIVPKSLKPEHYEIIQNHDGLLGIGNEVAKYDEKYSDVFGFLLGNVIFADNLDHAFILSKLTYKLYKVITLEGELISPGGSVTGGFNNQKTINNLINPEKLLEQLNKEYPIVNDAYLNVKEQLNKVMADLNENSSKQSEKKILLSRYEETLRTNENQLIKYESDYQQLARNHNLEEQAIINSELSVDEELSRLNARKNKINEDLNVSRNSRSIFKSQLLDQEAKLNEVRFQVDAARDVINKHEVEKVKCETLINNAKTKINQDYRMTVETAMENYNEELPMTDNEARQIIDRLRNEIARLGPINMEALNELESSKTRFDEMKQQQDELTKAKDDIENTIAELDKKATNDFKNIIGKVNDILPEVFKYLFGGGSCRIEYSDPNNILTSGVDVTVAPFGKNVTRLSLLSGGEKSLVALSILFTILKIKAFPLVILDEAESALDPANVERFANIIRSASDKTQFLVITHRPGTMECCDVLFGATMQTKGVTSIYKVELAQAKEQFANEENK
- the rnc gene encoding ribonuclease III codes for the protein MEINNKKTNILNLLKKINVEPKNLHLYLSAFVHNSYAYEQHLDYNYQKLEFLGDSIIMFAVAKWLYLQHEHDWTVGQMSKTRSLIVQSKATAKVAKEIGIDQCILVSKGFTKNTNLDLTKFLEDCYEALIGAIYLDHGIDIAERVINETLLKNITSESLENFTDYKTIFQELMMQYGKNEIRYKLVKNEHNNFCVELWCNNICYGKGTGAKIRDAEKLAAKEGVTKFIGKKVNR
- the plsX gene encoding fatty acid-phospholipid synthesis protein, with protein sequence MKIAFDIMGGDNPITEAIAAARKFKKKFSNVSIVLVGNQNQIFKHIEHNEFEVVHADEIVEMTDTPLNAMRKVNSSMYQAIKLVADHKADGVLSAGCTPCYVALLFFLLKPIEGIRLLGFAPTLPTLKNRPCILCDCGANINCEANDLLNFAKMANIYSQSYYHIENPKIGLINIGSEEHKGLPIHSQSAKLLESDPAINYVGFIEPNNILSGVIDVAICDGYTGNLVLKSLESGLKTISVLLKDEFKKPTNWFGAIFSFFAIKSIKKRFDYRNYAGAVILGLNAPAVKTHGSADTLQFFSALTSIYKLIEAQLAQKIKKVIKK
- a CDS encoding ABC transporter ATP-binding protein → MEIKLFKRKEKLKKISDHVDPKFLKLMETFNCFQPTPHKNRKVLLELNNVKRSFIKNFNKFEALKGINLKIYEGEKVALLGANGAGKTTLIEIITGINKPSSGEIKYNFNYRQTPQERIGVQFQDASCPFGFSVYDLINFQNQILVNKLSKIDIINLIRIFKLKDLLKIPAYKLSGGQQQRLNIALAFMCDPKIIFLDELSTALDIDMQFYVNNLIREYVDEHNTTVILSSHNISEILFHTKRCVIMKEGKIVLDAPNEEIIKHFKDFDFFLTNYLKY